A single genomic interval of Methylocystis sp. IM3 harbors:
- a CDS encoding efflux RND transporter permease subunit — protein sequence MLERLIHFSLRQRLLTFLCALFVAGWGAVSYLKLPIDAFPDVAPVQVLVAMRAPGLTPEELEARVTAPIEIAAKGIPSLVRMRSTTRYSVTLITFEFAEGTDIYWARAQVNERLSQVQDQLPDGVTGGLAPIVTPLGEMLMFTLVGGDLTPTEQRGLLDWTIRPAIRGLPGVADLNVLGGFVRTFEVAPSPAAMAARGVTVAMLETALSKNNRNDGAGRVRDGEEALLVRAEGRLRSLEDIRSVVIESRKTGVVRVGDVAEVRFGALPRNGVVTRNGEGEAVWGLVLGLRGADARTVVDGVKARFAEIEPLLPKGAKIEIFYDRSELIGKAVWTVQKVLIEAIVLVVILLALFLGNLRAALVVSVILPLAALATFGIMRLWGLSANIMSLGGLAIAIGLLVDCAVVVVENVEHRLAHAHDATLADRIFMTLEATSEVATPLASGVVIIVTVFLPLLSLEGLEGRLFAPVALTIAFALGSALVLSLTVVPALSASLLRPGAADEPWLVRKIAAIYEPLLEIALARPLAVGGVAILGLVVAGLAFSRIGQTFMPVMDEGTPVITVRKHPTISVAVAAETDKLIQRQIMEKMPEVKGMMARAGADELGIDPVGLNETDNFLTLAPQKEWRGHGMDWLVGEIRQVLDAIPGISYAFSQPIDMRVQEMIIGARGDVVVKIFGDDINELNRLTREVTAELKKIPGARDVFGLQNDGMRYLTARVDRLAAGRFGLNAGEIQDALRVWVDGQQVGIVLEGPIRTPLVIRGSETSRRSSVDFARLPMVSNDGKVVELSQLAEVQAENGPIQVIREDGRRFATVLANVEGRDLVGFVDEAKAAVARHVKTPKGYSYQWGGQFENQQRASARLAIVVPIALALIFLLLYFTFNSALQATLVFCNVPFAAIGGILGLWLSGEFLSVPASVGFIALIGIAVLNGVVLISYINKLVSEGNRTTREAVVEGARRRMRPVMLTATIAAFGLIPFLFATGPGAEIQRPLAIVVIGGLISATALTLVLLPILYDRAVGWRLRAKRNRLAHRMVRT from the coding sequence ATGCTTGAGCGCCTGATCCATTTCTCGCTTCGCCAGCGGCTTCTCACCTTCCTCTGCGCGCTGTTCGTCGCCGGCTGGGGCGCGGTGAGCTATCTCAAGCTCCCGATCGACGCCTTTCCGGACGTCGCGCCGGTGCAGGTGCTCGTCGCCATGCGGGCGCCGGGTCTCACGCCCGAGGAGCTGGAGGCGCGCGTGACCGCGCCCATCGAGATCGCCGCCAAGGGCATTCCCTCGCTCGTGCGCATGCGTTCGACGACGCGATACTCGGTCACGCTGATCACCTTCGAATTCGCGGAAGGAACCGACATCTACTGGGCGCGCGCGCAGGTCAATGAGCGCCTCTCCCAGGTTCAGGATCAATTGCCGGACGGCGTCACCGGCGGCCTTGCGCCGATCGTCACGCCGCTCGGCGAGATGCTGATGTTCACGCTCGTCGGCGGCGATCTGACGCCGACCGAGCAGCGCGGCCTGCTCGACTGGACGATCCGCCCGGCGATCCGCGGCCTTCCCGGCGTCGCCGATCTCAACGTGCTCGGCGGCTTCGTGCGCACCTTCGAGGTGGCGCCGTCGCCCGCCGCCATGGCGGCGCGGGGCGTCACCGTGGCCATGCTCGAAACCGCGCTCTCCAAGAACAACCGCAACGACGGCGCCGGCCGCGTCCGCGACGGCGAGGAGGCGCTGCTGGTGCGCGCCGAGGGTCGGCTGCGGTCGCTCGAAGACATTCGCTCGGTCGTGATCGAGTCGCGAAAGACCGGCGTCGTGCGCGTCGGCGACGTGGCGGAAGTGCGCTTCGGCGCGTTGCCGCGCAACGGCGTCGTGACCCGCAATGGGGAGGGCGAGGCTGTCTGGGGGCTGGTGCTGGGCCTGCGCGGCGCGGATGCGCGAACGGTCGTAGACGGCGTCAAGGCGCGCTTCGCCGAGATCGAGCCGCTGCTGCCCAAGGGCGCGAAAATCGAAATTTTCTACGACCGCAGCGAGCTGATCGGCAAGGCGGTCTGGACCGTGCAGAAAGTGCTGATCGAGGCCATCGTCCTCGTCGTGATCCTGCTCGCGCTCTTTCTCGGCAATCTGCGCGCCGCGCTCGTCGTCTCCGTCATCCTGCCGCTCGCGGCGCTCGCGACATTCGGCATCATGCGGCTCTGGGGCCTTTCGGCCAATATCATGTCGCTCGGCGGCCTCGCCATCGCGATCGGCCTCCTCGTCGATTGCGCGGTGGTCGTCGTGGAGAATGTCGAGCACCGGCTCGCCCACGCCCATGACGCGACGCTCGCCGACCGCATCTTCATGACGCTGGAGGCGACGAGCGAAGTCGCGACGCCGCTCGCCTCGGGCGTCGTCATCATCGTCACGGTGTTCCTGCCGCTCCTCTCTCTCGAGGGTCTCGAAGGCCGGCTCTTTGCGCCGGTGGCGCTCACCATCGCCTTCGCGCTCGGCTCGGCGCTTGTTCTGTCGCTGACCGTGGTGCCGGCGTTGAGCGCGTCGCTCCTGCGCCCCGGCGCGGCGGACGAGCCCTGGCTCGTGCGCAAGATCGCGGCGATTTACGAGCCTTTGCTCGAGATCGCCCTGGCGCGGCCGCTGGCGGTGGGCGGCGTCGCGATCCTCGGCCTCGTCGTCGCGGGCCTGGCCTTCTCGCGCATCGGCCAGACCTTCATGCCGGTGATGGACGAGGGGACGCCGGTCATCACCGTGCGCAAGCATCCCACGATCAGCGTCGCCGTGGCGGCGGAGACCGACAAGCTGATCCAGCGCCAGATCATGGAGAAAATGCCGGAAGTGAAAGGCATGATGGCCCGCGCCGGCGCCGACGAATTGGGCATTGATCCCGTCGGGCTCAACGAGACGGATAATTTCCTCACGCTCGCTCCGCAGAAAGAGTGGCGCGGGCACGGCATGGACTGGCTCGTGGGCGAAATCCGCCAGGTCCTCGACGCCATTCCCGGCATTTCATACGCGTTTTCGCAGCCGATCGACATGCGCGTGCAGGAGATGATCATCGGCGCGCGCGGCGACGTGGTCGTGAAGATCTTTGGCGACGACATCAACGAACTCAACCGCCTGACCCGCGAGGTGACGGCGGAGCTCAAGAAAATCCCCGGCGCGCGCGATGTGTTCGGACTCCAGAACGACGGCATGCGCTATCTCACCGCGCGCGTCGACCGGCTGGCGGCCGGGCGCTTCGGCCTCAACGCCGGCGAGATTCAGGACGCCCTGCGCGTCTGGGTCGACGGTCAGCAGGTCGGCATCGTGCTCGAAGGCCCGATCCGCACGCCGCTCGTCATTCGCGGCTCCGAAACCTCGCGGCGGTCGTCGGTCGATTTCGCGCGCCTGCCCATGGTCTCCAACGACGGCAAGGTCGTGGAGCTCTCCCAGCTTGCCGAGGTGCAGGCGGAGAACGGCCCCATCCAGGTCATCCGCGAGGATGGCCGTCGCTTCGCGACCGTCCTCGCCAATGTCGAGGGGCGCGATCTCGTCGGCTTCGTGGACGAAGCGAAAGCCGCCGTCGCGCGGCATGTGAAGACGCCCAAGGGCTACAGCTATCAATGGGGCGGGCAGTTCGAGAACCAGCAACGCGCCTCCGCGCGGCTCGCCATCGTCGTGCCCATCGCTTTGGCGCTGATTTTCCTCTTGCTCTATTTCACATTCAACTCCGCGCTGCAGGCGACGCTCGTCTTCTGCAACGTGCCTTTCGCCGCGATCGGCGGCATTCTCGGGCTCTGGCTCTCGGGCGAATTCCTCTCGGTTCCGGCGTCGGTCGGCTTCATCGCGCTCATCGGCATCGCCGTGCTGAATGGCGTGGTGCTGATCTCCTACATCAACAAGCTGGTCTCGGAGGGGAACCGCACGACCCGCGAAGCCGTCGTCGAGGGCGCGCGGCGGCGCATGCGCCCTGTCATGCTGACCGCGACCATCGCGGCCTTCGGCCTCATTCCCTTCCTCTTCGCCACGGGGCCGGGCGCCGAGATTCAGCGCCCGCTCGCCATCGTCGTGATCGGCGGGCTGATTTCCGCGACCGCGCTGACGCTCGTGCTGTTGCCGATCCTCTATGATCGCGCCGTCGGCTGGCGTCTGCGCGCCAAACGCAACCGCCTCGCCCATCGCATGGTCCGTACATGA
- the pepN gene encoding aminopeptidase N, whose product MRHPENVAVRLADYRAPDFLIDAITLDVSLDRTATKVVSQLSLRRNPKGAPGAPLRLDGDELSLVGVKLDGRLLGPQDYTATPDALTLSSVPDAPFTLEIETRINPAANTQLSGLYRSGSAYCTQCEAEGFRRITYFLDRPDVLSVYTTRIEAEKGEAPVLLANGNPGEAGDIPGTGRHFAVWRDPFPKPSYLFALVGGDLGVLRDSFTTMSGRNVALAIYVEHGKEDRAGYAMDALKRSMRWDEEKFGREYDLDVFNIVAVSDFNMGAMENKGLNIFNDKYVLASPQTATDADYAGVEAVIAHEYFHNWTGNRITCRDWFQLCLKEGLTVFRDQEFSADMRSRAVERISDVRGLRLAQFPEDGGPLAHPVRPDVYHEINNFYTPTVYEKGAEIVRMLRTLIGGEDFRRGMDLYFERFDGTAATVEDFLSCFADAAGRDLSHFALWYSQAGTPIVTSESAYEPDAKTFALVLRQTTNPTPGQPEKKPVVIPIALALFGENGEKLDLTSRDARPDELARGLFELAGSERRIVFENVPSRPVASLLRGFSAPVRLEPAPGSADLERLLAFDDDSFNRWQAAQSLALRAIFERVAAARAGLAAPQAQGFVAALRALLAGADADPAFAAQALSLPSEIDLAREAGTHVDPDALFSARMGLRAEIGHALLLEAEAAYARFSEDSPYRPDAAGAGRRALKAVALDLIAAGAPEKGAAFAQSQFAAAGNMTDRLSALSTLALLGGDAREAAFEAFYRQFADDPLVLDKWFALQATIPEPATTERVIRLMSHPDFAMTNPNRVRALIGAFANANLTRFHALDGSGYDLLTRVVLELDPKNPQLAARLLSSLRAWRTLEPRRQALVEARLRQIVAQEGLSADTRDIATRALA is encoded by the coding sequence ATGCGTCACCCCGAAAATGTGGCCGTCCGCCTGGCCGATTACCGCGCCCCCGATTTTCTCATCGACGCCATCACGCTCGACGTTTCGCTCGACCGGACGGCGACAAAGGTGGTCTCGCAGCTCTCGCTTCGGCGCAATCCCAAGGGCGCCCCCGGCGCGCCGCTGAGACTCGACGGCGACGAATTGTCGCTTGTCGGCGTGAAACTCGACGGACGCCTCCTCGGCCCGCAGGACTATACCGCCACCCCGGACGCGCTGACGCTCTCCTCGGTTCCCGACGCACCCTTTACGCTCGAGATCGAAACGCGGATCAATCCCGCCGCCAATACGCAACTTTCGGGCCTTTATCGCTCGGGCTCCGCCTATTGCACGCAATGCGAGGCGGAGGGCTTCCGCCGCATCACCTATTTCCTCGACCGGCCCGACGTTCTGAGCGTCTATACGACGCGCATCGAGGCCGAGAAGGGCGAAGCGCCCGTTCTCCTCGCCAACGGCAATCCGGGCGAAGCGGGCGACATTCCGGGAACCGGGCGCCATTTCGCCGTGTGGCGCGATCCCTTTCCCAAACCTTCCTATCTCTTCGCGCTCGTCGGCGGCGATCTCGGCGTATTGCGCGACAGTTTCACGACCATGTCGGGACGCAACGTCGCGCTCGCCATCTATGTGGAGCACGGCAAGGAGGACCGCGCCGGCTACGCCATGGACGCGCTGAAACGCTCCATGCGGTGGGACGAGGAGAAATTCGGCCGCGAATACGACCTCGACGTATTCAACATCGTCGCCGTCTCCGACTTCAACATGGGGGCGATGGAGAACAAGGGCCTCAATATCTTCAATGACAAATATGTGCTCGCCTCGCCGCAGACGGCGACCGACGCCGACTATGCGGGCGTCGAGGCGGTGATCGCGCATGAATATTTTCACAACTGGACCGGCAATCGCATCACCTGCCGCGACTGGTTCCAGCTCTGTCTGAAGGAAGGTCTGACGGTCTTTCGGGACCAGGAGTTTTCCGCAGACATGCGCTCGCGCGCGGTGGAGCGCATCAGCGACGTCAGGGGCCTCAGGCTGGCGCAATTCCCCGAAGACGGCGGGCCGCTCGCCCATCCGGTGCGCCCGGACGTTTATCACGAGATCAACAACTTCTACACGCCGACCGTTTACGAAAAGGGCGCCGAGATCGTGCGCATGCTGCGCACGCTGATCGGCGGAGAGGATTTCCGCCGGGGCATGGACCTCTATTTCGAGCGGTTCGACGGAACGGCGGCCACCGTCGAAGATTTCCTGTCCTGCTTCGCCGACGCCGCCGGCCGCGACCTGTCGCATTTCGCGCTCTGGTACAGTCAGGCGGGCACGCCGATCGTGACGAGCGAAAGCGCCTATGAGCCGGACGCCAAGACATTCGCGCTCGTCCTGCGGCAAACGACGAATCCGACGCCCGGCCAGCCCGAAAAGAAGCCCGTGGTCATTCCCATCGCCCTCGCCCTCTTCGGCGAGAACGGGGAGAAGCTCGATCTGACGAGCCGCGACGCACGGCCCGACGAACTGGCGCGCGGCCTCTTCGAACTCGCCGGGAGCGAACGCCGGATCGTGTTCGAGAACGTCCCCTCGCGTCCCGTGGCCTCGCTCCTGCGCGGTTTTTCGGCCCCGGTGCGACTCGAGCCCGCGCCCGGGAGCGCCGACCTCGAACGGCTGCTTGCGTTCGACGACGATTCCTTCAATCGCTGGCAGGCGGCGCAAAGCCTTGCGCTGCGCGCGATTTTCGAGCGCGTCGCCGCGGCGCGCGCCGGGCTCGCCGCGCCACAGGCTCAGGGCTTCGTGGCCGCGCTGCGCGCCCTGCTCGCGGGCGCCGACGCGGACCCCGCCTTCGCGGCGCAGGCCCTGTCGCTGCCGTCCGAAATCGACCTCGCCCGCGAAGCCGGGACGCATGTGGACCCCGACGCCCTGTTTTCGGCACGCATGGGGCTGCGCGCCGAGATCGGCCACGCGCTTCTTCTCGAGGCCGAGGCCGCCTATGCGCGATTCTCTGAAGACAGCCCCTACAGGCCCGACGCCGCCGGGGCTGGAAGGCGGGCGCTCAAGGCCGTGGCGCTCGACCTCATCGCCGCCGGCGCCCCCGAGAAGGGCGCAGCTTTTGCGCAGAGCCAGTTTGCCGCGGCCGGCAACATGACCGACCGCCTGTCGGCGCTCTCCACCCTCGCGCTCCTCGGCGGGGATGCGCGCGAGGCGGCGTTCGAGGCTTTCTACCGGCAGTTCGCCGACGATCCGCTCGTCCTCGACAAGTGGTTCGCGCTTCAGGCCACGATCCCCGAGCCCGCGACGACGGAGCGGGTCATCCGCCTCATGTCGCATCCCGATTTCGCCATGACGAACCCCAACCGCGTGCGTGCGCTGATCGGCGCCTTCGCCAACGCCAATCTCACCCGATTCCACGCGCTGGACGGCTCGGGCTACGACCTCTTGACCCGCGTGGTCCTCGAACTCGACCCGAAAAACCCCCAGCTCGCGGCGCGCCTTTTGTCTTCGCTCCGCGCGTGGCGCACGCTGGAGCCGCGCCGGCAGGCGCTCGTCGAGGCGCGTCTCAGACAGATCGTCGCACAGGAAGGCCTGTCCGCAGATACACGGGACATTGCAACGCGGGCGCTGGCTTGA
- a CDS encoding efflux RND transporter periplasmic adaptor subunit, translating to MPWNLLFSLLLALTVAAPAFGAAPNGQAGVAAPSEPSAPLEMVAPLTEAQIHAAGIETQPVEPESGVGEIVVPGVVTVPPQQLRIVAAPAAGLVETLLVAPDEDVKEGDPIATLKSSELVEFQRAYLHALSDANLMAEKLRRDEQLFKEKIIAERRLIVTRAEATQARSTLDERAQILALAGMTESEIAELKKDRKLASSLLVRAPIGGTILQRHGTTGERVQASAPLVTIARLDPIWVNLQVPLSRAVALESVEKVHLPSAGLEGRLIRIGHTVDSATQSVTAVAEFRPGRSPLRPGQAVTAILRVKGGGASQWRVPADAVISHRNHNWVFVRVTEGFRAIPVTLVSETPQFASVQGALKVGERVATRGLLTLLAELAEIESK from the coding sequence ATGCCGTGGAATCTTCTCTTCAGCCTTCTCCTCGCCTTGACTGTCGCCGCGCCGGCCTTCGGCGCCGCGCCGAACGGGCAGGCCGGCGTGGCGGCGCCGAGCGAGCCCTCCGCCCCGCTGGAGATGGTCGCCCCGCTGACCGAGGCGCAGATTCATGCCGCGGGAATCGAGACCCAGCCCGTCGAGCCCGAATCAGGCGTCGGCGAGATCGTGGTGCCGGGCGTCGTCACCGTGCCGCCACAGCAGTTGCGCATCGTGGCCGCCCCGGCGGCCGGACTCGTCGAGACGCTGCTCGTCGCGCCGGATGAAGACGTGAAGGAGGGCGATCCGATCGCGACGCTGAAATCCTCGGAGCTCGTCGAATTCCAGCGCGCCTATCTCCACGCCTTGTCCGACGCCAATCTGATGGCGGAAAAGCTTCGGCGCGACGAGCAACTCTTCAAGGAGAAGATCATCGCCGAGCGCCGGCTGATCGTAACCCGAGCCGAGGCGACGCAGGCCCGCTCCACGCTGGACGAGCGCGCCCAGATCCTGGCGCTCGCCGGCATGACCGAAAGCGAGATCGCCGAACTGAAAAAGGACCGCAAGCTCGCAAGCTCGCTGCTCGTCCGCGCGCCGATCGGCGGCACGATCCTCCAGCGGCACGGCACGACGGGCGAGCGCGTGCAGGCCTCGGCTCCGCTTGTGACCATCGCCCGGCTCGATCCCATCTGGGTCAATCTGCAGGTGCCGCTCAGCCGCGCGGTCGCGCTCGAGAGCGTCGAAAAGGTCCATCTGCCCTCCGCAGGGCTCGAGGGCCGGCTGATCCGCATCGGCCATACGGTCGACTCGGCGACGCAGTCGGTGACGGCGGTGGCGGAATTCCGGCCGGGACGCAGTCCGCTGCGGCCGGGGCAGGCGGTCACGGCGATCCTCCGGGTCAAGGGCGGCGGCGCCTCGCAGTGGCGCGTGCCGGCGGATGCGGTGATCAGCCATCGCAACCACAACTGGGTCTTCGTGCGCGTAACCGAGGGCTTCCGCGCCATTCCGGTGACGCTCGTCTCAGAGACGCCGCAATTCGCCTCCGTGCAGGGCGCGCTCAAGGTGGGGGAGCGGGTGGCGACGCGCGGGCTGCTGACGCTTCTCGCCGAACTGGCCGAGATCGAGAGCAAGTGA
- a CDS encoding TolC family protein, whose protein sequence is MRRVALFVAAALCAPAAPVLAGPKARGAVTVKGDQPVEKRGKKPLGHQLVRHLDMAVAIDAQSVGLAAQLGAVTSRYATTRSISPGSPYLGSTQRNAVAGNLRNYNETEVEAGLPLWLPGQRDAMETTVATGAIEVEERIALRRLDVAGLLRDAWWNAQRAVREAGVARNRVATAREIGADMTRRVELGDAAEADALLAKNELLAAETELAQAEGAEKVARVNYQALTGGAPPDGTLETLKPAGDIEDHPALRTPIAALRRAEAQAQLVEATPIESPDVAVFGRQEHNRQYSTDLSQPITDQLTNATTVGVRLRIPLPTDGRQEPRRAEAYAEMTRARADYEKAKRVVLADIAAARANLAAARRAAGLADKRLAVANEQFELSRKSFALGEIGGLDFYRIRQLQLDAQRAQAATTVAVGAAISRLNQAQGYAP, encoded by the coding sequence ATGAGACGCGTGGCGCTCTTCGTCGCCGCCGCGCTTTGCGCGCCTGCCGCCCCGGTGCTCGCGGGGCCGAAGGCGCGCGGCGCAGTGACGGTTAAGGGCGATCAGCCTGTCGAGAAGCGGGGCAAGAAGCCACTCGGCCATCAGCTCGTGCGCCATCTCGACATGGCCGTGGCGATCGACGCGCAGAGCGTCGGGCTCGCGGCCCAGCTCGGCGCGGTGACCTCGCGCTACGCCACGACGCGCTCGATCTCGCCGGGGTCGCCCTATCTGGGGAGCACGCAGCGCAACGCGGTCGCGGGAAATCTGCGAAATTACAATGAAACGGAGGTCGAGGCCGGCCTGCCGCTGTGGCTGCCCGGCCAGCGCGACGCCATGGAGACGACAGTCGCCACGGGCGCCATAGAGGTGGAGGAGCGCATCGCTTTGCGGCGCCTCGATGTCGCGGGCCTGTTGCGCGACGCCTGGTGGAACGCCCAGCGCGCCGTGCGGGAGGCGGGCGTGGCGCGCAATCGCGTGGCGACGGCGCGCGAGATCGGCGCCGACATGACGCGGCGCGTGGAGCTCGGCGACGCGGCCGAGGCCGACGCGCTGCTCGCGAAGAACGAACTGCTCGCCGCCGAAACGGAGCTCGCGCAGGCGGAGGGCGCGGAAAAAGTGGCGCGGGTGAACTATCAGGCGCTCACCGGCGGCGCGCCGCCCGACGGAACGCTCGAAACCCTGAAGCCCGCCGGCGACATCGAGGATCATCCGGCGCTGCGCACGCCGATCGCGGCGCTCCGCCGCGCCGAAGCTCAGGCCCAGCTCGTCGAGGCGACGCCGATCGAGAGCCCCGACGTCGCCGTCTTTGGGCGGCAGGAGCACAACCGGCAATATTCGACCGACCTCTCGCAGCCGATCACCGATCAGCTCACCAACGCCACCACGGTCGGCGTTCGCCTCCGCATCCCTCTACCGACGGACGGGCGCCAGGAGCCGAGGCGCGCAGAGGCCTACGCCGAAATGACTCGCGCGCGGGCGGATTATGAAAAGGCCAAGCGCGTCGTGCTCGCCGACATTGCCGCGGCCCGCGCCAATCTCGCCGCCGCGCGCCGCGCCGCGGGATTGGCCGACAAGCGGCTCGCCGTGGCCAACGAACAGTTCGAACTGTCGCGCAAATCCTTTGCGCTGGGCGAAATCGGCGGTCTCGACTTTTACCGGATCCGCCAGCTTCAGCTCGACGCCCAGCGGGCCCAGGCGGCGACGACGGTCGCCGTCGGCGCGGCGATCTCGCGCCTCAATCAGGCGCAGGGCTATGCGCCCTGA
- a CDS encoding PAS domain-containing sensor histidine kinase, producing MARVPAARAMSHAETVWGASRFDGQGEKEPKEGLWLKRAAFAVSAVCLISLAAFAFTLTNAMQDRIVEETTADFELFARAVWHDLRDHIGADPRKPLGEPLDRILPGRATARGRRILVTDDRGRVAAAFPPLDRKSVTLTDVLGPEQVLTEFADKAGVMRIRLADGTPALATVQKLPAPYGQVALIYPLDNVLGEWRAVAAHYSVIFSLASLMLLAIVYAYVRQSRRRQAAEAVNAVIRRRLDAALSRGRCGLWDWDIARGRIYWSDSMYELLGLPAERRCLSFGELNDLVHPHDGDLSVIAEMVSSSRGKIVDHEFRARHADGRWIWLRARAEIMQDPDGRHLVGIAVDVSEQKALAQQTAAANMRLRDAIDAISEAFVLWDAQNRLVVCNSKFLDLHGLAPDAAIAGESYARIMMHAKAPAVQTETSPAERRAQDARTYEARLADGRWLQINERRTKDGGYVSVGADITALKRNQEKLIESERRLTASVADLTRSRQTLEMQAQQLATLAEQYHHQKAEAEAAYLAKSEFLANMSHELRTPLNAIIGFSEMMLAEPFGALGSPKYVEYCSNVRQGGAYLNEVLSDILDMSRLEAGLVRLAEREVDVADAARRAIEAWRPRAAEKKITIILEADEKLRCVGDEAAIVKALGVFLSNSIKFTDAGGFVRLRVRHHGESIAFFVEDTGRGIDPLALPKLGRPFEQSAGVMENGMKGSGLGLAIARALIDLHGGALRIRSRLGLGTVTMMRLACAQCAGRNVTPLVARPAQNAPAQAAPAQNAPAQAAPAQAPKGPVYARSRETAVAARVAGSDSTTRKPGPLSSMRSAP from the coding sequence ATGGCGCGCGTCCCCGCAGCTCGGGCGATGAGTCACGCGGAAACGGTTTGGGGCGCCTCTCGGTTCGACGGCCAGGGCGAGAAGGAGCCCAAAGAGGGGCTCTGGCTCAAACGCGCCGCCTTCGCGGTCTCCGCCGTCTGCCTGATCTCGCTCGCGGCCTTCGCCTTCACGCTGACAAACGCAATGCAGGACCGGATCGTCGAGGAGACGACGGCCGATTTTGAGCTGTTCGCGCGCGCGGTCTGGCACGATCTGCGCGACCACATCGGGGCGGATCCGCGAAAGCCGCTCGGTGAACCTTTGGACAGGATTTTGCCCGGCCGCGCCACGGCGCGCGGGCGGCGCATTCTCGTCACCGACGACCGTGGCCGGGTCGCGGCCGCCTTTCCTCCGCTCGACCGCAAGAGCGTCACGCTGACCGATGTGCTGGGCCCCGAGCAGGTGCTGACCGAATTCGCCGACAAGGCGGGCGTCATGCGCATCAGGCTCGCCGATGGAACCCCTGCGCTCGCAACGGTGCAGAAACTCCCCGCGCCCTACGGGCAGGTCGCGTTGATCTACCCGCTCGACAATGTGCTCGGCGAATGGCGCGCCGTCGCCGCCCATTATTCGGTGATTTTCAGCCTTGCATCGCTGATGTTGCTTGCCATCGTCTACGCCTATGTCCGGCAATCGCGCCGGCGGCAGGCGGCCGAGGCCGTCAACGCCGTCATTCGCCGCCGGCTCGACGCGGCGCTGTCGCGCGGCCGCTGCGGCCTTTGGGATTGGGACATTGCGCGCGGACGCATCTACTGGTCCGACTCGATGTATGAACTTCTCGGGCTCCCGGCCGAGCGGCGCTGCCTCTCCTTCGGCGAACTCAACGACCTCGTGCATCCCCATGACGGCGACCTGTCCGTCATCGCCGAAATGGTGTCGTCGTCGCGCGGCAAGATCGTCGATCACGAATTCCGGGCGCGCCACGCCGATGGTCGGTGGATCTGGCTGCGCGCCCGCGCCGAGATCATGCAGGACCCGGACGGCCGCCACCTTGTCGGCATCGCCGTCGACGTCTCGGAGCAAAAGGCCCTCGCGCAGCAGACCGCCGCCGCCAACATGCGCCTGCGCGACGCCATCGACGCCATTTCCGAAGCCTTCGTCCTGTGGGACGCGCAGAATCGGCTCGTCGTCTGCAATTCCAAGTTCCTCGATCTCCACGGGCTCGCGCCCGACGCCGCCATCGCCGGCGAAAGCTATGCGCGGATCATGATGCATGCGAAGGCGCCGGCCGTGCAGACTGAGACCTCGCCCGCCGAGCGGCGCGCGCAGGACGCGCGCACCTATGAGGCGCGGCTCGCCGACGGGCGCTGGCTCCAGATCAACGAGCGGCGCACCAAGGACGGCGGCTATGTGTCGGTGGGCGCGGACATCACCGCCCTCAAACGCAATCAGGAGAAGCTCATCGAATCCGAGCGCCGCCTGACGGCGAGCGTCGCCGACCTCACGAGGTCGCGCCAGACGCTCGAAATGCAGGCCCAGCAGCTCGCGACGCTCGCCGAGCAATATCATCATCAGAAGGCGGAAGCCGAGGCCGCCTATCTCGCGAAGTCGGAATTCCTGGCCAATATGAGCCATGAGCTGCGCACGCCGCTCAACGCCATAATCGGATTTTCCGAGATGATGCTCGCCGAGCCCTTCGGCGCGCTCGGCTCGCCCAAATACGTCGAATATTGCAGCAACGTCCGTCAGGGCGGCGCCTATCTCAACGAAGTCCTCTCCGACATTCTCGACATGTCGCGGCTCGAGGCCGGGCTGGTGCGCCTCGCCGAGCGCGAGGTCGACGTCGCCGACGCGGCCCGCCGCGCCATCGAGGCCTGGCGGCCGCGCGCCGCCGAGAAGAAGATCACGATCATTCTCGAGGCGGACGAAAAACTGCGTTGCGTCGGCGATGAGGCGGCGATCGTCAAGGCGCTTGGCGTTTTCCTGTCGAACAGCATCAAATTCACTGACGCCGGCGGCTTCGTGCGGCTGCGCGTGCGCCATCACGGCGAGTCCATCGCCTTCTTCGTCGAGGACACCGGGCGCGGCATCGATCCGCTCGCTTTGCCCAAACTCGGCCGCCCCTTCGAGCAGAGCGCGGGCGTCATGGAGAATGGCATGAAGGGCTCCGGGCTCGGCCTCGCCATCGCCCGCGCGCTCATCGATCTGCATGGCGGCGCGCTGCGCATCCGCTCGCGGCTCGGCCTTGGCACGGTGACAATGATGCGGCTCGCCTGCGCGCAATGCGCCGGCCGGAACGTCACGCCCCTCGTGGCGCGGCCCGCCCAGAATGCGCCGGCGCAAGCCGCGCCCGCCCAGAATGCGCCGGCACAAGCCGCGCCCGCACAAGCGCCG